The Impatiens glandulifera chromosome 3, dImpGla2.1, whole genome shotgun sequence genome contains a region encoding:
- the LOC124932042 gene encoding CDT1-like protein a, chloroplastic, whose translation MDGGNTTHTFSCLTSSASKTRTDSDFRQLHNLNMKSSEDLSFRSFKSKKILRSSSSKISTADADPDPPSVVLDQVPWTSKTPEKSTIPARRTRNHHTIFSVKEVREAAEKLRKSRQRSCIEPHQIVSDGLKTERSSGVTSPRRVKKSDNSPNLPERYAMLGEFFDRLVSSILLLRGSNPTFSNIKPKIESFTNRRFTYSHLAQLKFILPEAIEMKKTVTRDELTFCMKPDIHITLNTVAIMKPNQLSSESGHMYLKKMFRSRLLDYFKTHPEGDVPEETLPEPFNKSKKACVSEEANSPFGLERSTVLPAIQQPVPVSHLSKSFRGFFSAKASGTESLNSPPVPVENVLPKMISNTFVEPECAAASSSTPLKEKDLSKGDVFTPGKFIFTPSSATPEMKIPKRGFMTPDNEPSKLVRRPSRNRSLIFDTPVKSHKNVEQSVIFDTPVKSHKSVDLSSIDSELLDILPDSVLQSIREKELKAIEERDPAISQAKWRRQMISRLPKAFDMIVFLYQSIQRSVFTKKDLIHKIISSNLDIVDRREVEEQVKLLQEIAPEWIYEKLASTGDLLICINKISNPESIRARLAEVK comes from the exons ATCTAAACATGAAGTCCTCAGAAGATTTGTCATTCCGTTCCTTCAAATCGAAGAAGATTCTCCGTTCATCTTCTTCGAAGATTTCTACTGCAGATGCAGATCCAGATCCGCCGTCCGTTGTTTTGGATCAGGTTCCTTGGACTTCCAAGACGCCGGAGAAATCGACGATTCCTGCTCGTCGCACGCGTAATCACCATACTATTTTTTCAGTGAAAGAGGTGAGAGAAGCAGCTGAGAAGCTCCGGAAGTCGCGTCAGCGATCCTGCATTGAGCCCCATCAAATCGTTTCCGACGGGTTGAAGACCGAAAGATCCTCTGGTGTTACGTCGCCTAGACGAGTGAAGAAGTCCGACAACTCGCCTAATTTGCCAGAGAG GTATGCAATGTTGGGTGAGTTTTTTGATAGATTGGTTAGCTCCATTCTGCTTCTGAGGGGTTCCAATCCAACCTTTTCTAATATTAAACCCAAAATTGAGTCATTCACTAATAG GAGGTTCACCTATAGTCATTTGGCACAATTGAAGTTTATTTTACCAGAGGCCATAGAGATGAAGAAGACTGTTACCCGGGATGAACTAACTTTCTGTATGAAGCCAGATATTCATATAACTTTGAACACTGTAGCAATTATGAAACCAAATCAGCTGTCATCAGAGTCTGGGCATATGTATCTAAAGAAGATGTTTCGTAGTAGGCTATTGGACTACTTTAAGACCCACCCGgag gGTGATGTTCCTGAAGAAACACTACCGGAGCCATTCAACAAGTCAAAGAAAGCTTGTGTTAGTGAAGAAGCTAACTCACCCTTTGGCCTTGAAAGATCAACTGTTTTACCTGCAATTCAGCAGCCAGTACCAGTATCTCATCTATCCAAATCCTTCAGGGGATTTTTTTCAGCAAAGGCCTCAGGAACTGAATCACTTAACTCCCCTCCCGTCCCTGTAGAAAATGTTCTCCctaaaatgatttcaaatacATTTGTGGAACCAGAATGTGCAGCAGCTTCTTCATCTACCCCATTAAAAGAAAAGGATCTTTCTAAAGGTGATGTCTTTACTCCTGGTAAATTCATATTCACTCCATCAAGTGCCACACCTGAAATGAAGATTCCAAAGAGGGGTTTTATGACCCCTGATAATGAACCGAGCAAATTAGTCAGGCGCCCATCACGTAACAGGTCGTTGATATTTGACACTCCTGTGAAAAGTCACAAGAATGTGGAGCAGTCAGTGATATTTGACACTCCTGTAAAAAGTCACAAGAGTGTGGATCTATCATCAATCGACAGTGAGCTACTTGACATACTTCCTGACAGTGTTCTGCAATCG ATTAGAGAAAAGGAATTGAAAGCAATTGAAGAGCGAGATCCAGCCATATCACAGGCAAAGTGGCGAAGACAGATGATATCGCGGTTGCCTAAAGCGTTTGACATGATTGTTTTCTTGTACCAGTCAATCCAACGATCCGTGTTCACAAAAAAGGATCTCATTCACAAGATCATTTCTAGCAACTTGGACATTGTCGACCGAA GAGAAGTTGAAGAGCAGGTCAAATTGTTGCAAGAGATAGCTCCCGAGTGGATCTATGAGAAGTTAGCATCAACAGGAGATCTTCTCATCTG CATCAATAAAATATCAAACCCAGAATCAATCAGAGCAAGGTTGGCTGAAGTGAAGTGA